A stretch of Kaistella flava (ex Peng et al. 2021) DNA encodes these proteins:
- a CDS encoding DegT/DnrJ/EryC1/StrS family aminotransferase yields the protein MDKKIWLSSPHMGGGEMKYIQDAFDHNWIAPLGPNVNGLEKDLENFLNEDVHVAALSSGTAALHLSLILLGVGPGDYVICQSLTFSASANPIIYVGADPIFVDSEIDTWNLCPNAVEDAIKFGISKGKKPKAIIAVSLYGMPYKADEIGELSRRYDIPVIEDSAEALGSTYKGQKCGTFGDFGVLSFNGNKIITTSGGGALTLKHKEFKKKAVFLSTQAKDDAPHYEHSSIGYNYRMSNVCAGIGRGQMEVLQERVDQRRANHQFYEDLFQDHRGFTLHNEPSSDFYSNHWLSVVRIESKSGITKTQLSHKFAKENIESRPIWKPMHMQPVFKSAAYFGSKLSEKLFSNGLCLPSGSNLSDEDRERVAAVLKSVMI from the coding sequence ATGGATAAAAAAATATGGCTTTCGTCCCCACACATGGGTGGTGGTGAGATGAAATATATACAAGACGCCTTTGATCATAATTGGATTGCGCCTTTAGGACCGAATGTTAATGGCCTTGAGAAAGATTTAGAAAACTTCTTAAATGAAGATGTCCATGTTGCTGCCTTAAGTTCTGGTACTGCAGCATTACATTTATCGCTTATTTTACTGGGAGTAGGGCCCGGAGATTATGTTATCTGTCAGAGTTTAACTTTTTCGGCTTCCGCCAACCCCATTATCTATGTTGGCGCAGACCCCATTTTTGTAGACAGTGAAATTGATACCTGGAATCTTTGTCCGAACGCGGTAGAAGATGCTATTAAGTTTGGAATCTCCAAAGGGAAAAAACCGAAAGCAATTATAGCCGTGAGTTTATATGGGATGCCGTATAAAGCAGACGAAATTGGTGAGCTTTCGAGACGATATGATATACCAGTAATTGAAGACAGTGCTGAAGCATTGGGTAGTACGTACAAAGGTCAGAAATGTGGAACATTTGGTGATTTTGGTGTGCTCAGTTTCAATGGGAATAAAATCATTACGACCTCTGGAGGAGGAGCCTTGACCCTTAAGCATAAGGAATTTAAAAAGAAAGCGGTCTTTTTGTCTACGCAGGCAAAAGATGATGCACCCCATTACGAACATTCCAGTATTGGTTACAATTACCGCATGAGTAATGTATGTGCCGGAATTGGAAGAGGTCAAATGGAAGTGCTGCAGGAACGTGTTGATCAGCGACGGGCAAATCATCAGTTTTATGAAGATTTGTTTCAGGATCATCGCGGTTTTACTTTGCATAACGAACCCAGTTCGGATTTCTATTCTAACCATTGGTTAAGTGTAGTGCGCATCGAATCAAAGAGTGGTATTACCAAAACTCAGCTCAGTCATAAATTTGCTAAAGAAAATATCGAATCACGTCCGATCTGGAAACCTATGCATATGCAGCCGGTGTTCAAAAGTGCGGCTTACTTTGGATCGAAATTATCTGAAAAATTATTTAGCAACGGACTTTGTTTACCTTCAGGATCTAACTTAAGTGATGAGGATCGCGAAAGAGTAGCGGCCGTTTTAAAAAGTGTGATGATTTAA